The Acidobacteriota bacterium nucleotide sequence TGAGCAAATCCAATTGGCGCACCTGCTCACGATTGAAACGGTTGCTGAGGCCGACACCCAATAAATCCAGATAGACGTGCAAGGCTTGCGGCCAGGCGGCGTAATCTGCGGCGCAGGCAAACAGCGCTTTGCCGATGTCCGGCAGGCACGTGCCATGACCGAGCGCATCCGCTACATAAACCAGTGGCCCGCCCGCATACATCGAAGCGAAATTGGCCGGGCGCACATCCAGCAGCAAGTGTTTTTGCAGGGCCAATTGCAAAGAGCGCTGCACGGCTTCGGCGAATTTGCATAAGGCGGCGGCCAGGGCGACTTCATCGTTTTGGCTGACGGCATCGGCCAATTCCCTTTCCAGCGTGACTAGCCAAGGAGCAATCGCCCACAACCAATAATGACCGCGGTCATCCGGCGTCAACACAAAGAACGTGTGATCGGGATACATCTCGCCGAGGGCGGCGTGCTCTTGCAAATAGGTTTCCAAATACGCCGTCGCCGCCGCTGGCGTGTCAAAGCAAAGCGCCCGCGAAGTTTTCAAACAATACTTGCCCGCCTGATAAATCCAGTGCTGGCCAAGGTCACCAGGCTGCATTAAATCCAGGCGTGGTGTCGGCGTTTCTAAAAACTGTTCGTCGAGCAGCAGACTGGCCATCCAGGCCGGGCTGACAATCTCTTTGTCTGGCTGACTGCCGGGTAAAGGCGGCTCCAGTTGCAGCGGTTCGGCGCGCACTGAGACGACTTCAAATGGTGCGGCAAGGGTTGACAAAGCCAATTCGTTGCCGCGCCGTTCGTCAACACGGATTGAACCCGCCGCCGCGCCCGAACAGGCCCCGTTCAGCGGGATGATCGCCACGTCAGCGCCGTTCCAGTCCGGCGCGGTCGGCAGCACATCAGCGGCGGGCTGGTGCTGCAAAGATAAATTCCCAACCCGCCTGTCTGCCGCATATCTGACGGGCGCGGTGGCAGAAAAATCAAAGGCGTACTCTTCCGGCGCGCTGTTCAAGTGGGCGGCGGCGGACATGGCCGAGGCTACGGCTTTGAGCGCAAAGGCGCTTTCGGCCAGCCGCTCGCGCCAATCGGGCGCGCGCACTTCATCACG carries:
- a CDS encoding response regulator: MKQQVMIAEPDEKLAGMLAEQLRRARPELEVRHIADSSRLLEQMQAQPPDLLITDFRLPGLSGADLLPKVRDFAARLPVIVMAAECKPDERRVALRYGVSGWLEKPFRSEELLSTVAWALRDEVRAPDWRERLAESAFALKAVASAMSAAAHLNSAPEEYAFDFSATAPVRYAADRRVGNLSLQHQPAADVLPTAPDWNGADVAIIPLNGACSGAAAGSIRVDERRGNELALSTLAAPFEVVSVRAEPLQLEPPLPGSQPDKEIVSPAWMASLLLDEQFLETPTPRLDLMQPGDLGQHWIYQAGKYCLKTSRALCFDTPAAATAYLETYLQEHAALGEMYPDHTFFVLTPDDRGHYWLWAIAPWLVTLERELADAVSQNDEVALAAALCKFAEAVQRSLQLALQKHLLLDVRPANFASMYAGGPLVYVADALGHGTCLPDIGKALFACAADYAAWPQALHVYLDLLGVGLSNRFNREQVRQLDLLKVVRAVHLESEAMRAAQAQLIERIQNCLA